In Arthrobacter sp. PAMC25284, a single genomic region encodes these proteins:
- a CDS encoding barnase inhibitor encodes MKIYSADTWTIEELKDQIDDAGRRALVIPAADSQRALLETFSEILDVQEDSGVDLDILHDSLHDVADAVADQDQAPVTFIWQVPAGFRADRSFGVFCETLQDAESYAAGSLDVVAVFL; translated from the coding sequence ATGAAGATTTACTCGGCAGACACCTGGACCATCGAAGAGCTGAAGGACCAGATTGACGACGCCGGCCGCCGTGCGCTGGTGATCCCGGCCGCGGACTCCCAGCGGGCGCTCCTGGAGACGTTCAGCGAGATCCTGGACGTGCAGGAGGATTCCGGAGTGGATCTGGACATCCTGCATGACTCCCTTCACGATGTTGCCGACGCGGTAGCGGACCAAGACCAGGCCCCCGTCACCTTCATCTGGCAGGTACCTGCCGGCTTCCGCGCGGACCGGTCCTTCGGCGTTTTCTGCGAGACCCTCCAGGATGCCGAAAGCTATGCCGCCGGGAGCCTGGACGTCGTCGCCGTCTTCCTCTAG
- a CDS encoding carbon-nitrogen hydrolase family protein yields MRVALAQIITGRDLADNLALVEEYAREAKDGGAALVVFPEATMRAFGHSLLDIAEPLDGPWASRVRAIAAELDVVIVAGMFTPGSEPGAGTGPRKVRNTLLATGPGVDASYDKIHLFDAYGFAESDTVDAGTGPVTFEAAGITFGLATCYDIRFPDLFTENADRGAQVNIVCASWGSGPGKVEQWQLLARARAIDSTTVVLACGQGNAAGESGPAKGSAPTGVGHSAVVSPFGEVIDELDGGPGLLFAELDPDVVTNARAVLPVLANRHRF; encoded by the coding sequence GTGCGAGTGGCACTGGCTCAAATCATCACCGGCCGCGACCTGGCGGACAATCTGGCGCTCGTCGAGGAGTACGCCCGCGAGGCCAAGGACGGCGGCGCGGCCCTGGTGGTGTTTCCCGAAGCCACGATGCGCGCGTTCGGACATTCGCTGCTGGACATTGCTGAGCCGCTGGACGGTCCGTGGGCCTCCCGGGTGCGCGCCATCGCCGCGGAACTGGATGTCGTCATTGTGGCGGGGATGTTCACGCCGGGGTCCGAGCCGGGCGCCGGCACCGGACCCCGGAAGGTCCGCAACACCCTGCTGGCCACCGGCCCGGGGGTCGATGCAAGCTATGACAAGATCCATCTTTTTGATGCCTACGGTTTCGCGGAGTCAGACACTGTCGACGCCGGCACGGGCCCCGTCACCTTTGAGGCGGCCGGCATCACCTTCGGCTTGGCCACCTGCTATGACATCCGCTTCCCTGACCTGTTCACCGAAAACGCCGACCGCGGCGCCCAGGTGAACATCGTGTGCGCGTCGTGGGGAAGCGGCCCCGGAAAGGTCGAACAGTGGCAGCTTCTGGCCCGTGCGCGCGCCATTGATTCCACCACGGTGGTCCTCGCCTGCGGCCAGGGCAACGCCGCCGGCGAGAGCGGCCCGGCGAAGGGCTCCGCTCCGACCGGAGTTGGGCACTCCGCCGTCGTGTCACCGTTCGGCGAGGTAATCGACGAGCTCGACGGCGGTCCGGGGCTGCTGTTTGCGGAACTGGACCCCGACGTCGTTACGAACGCCCGGGCTGTGCTTCCGGTCCTGGCCAACCGCCACAGGTTTTAG
- the rlmB gene encoding 23S rRNA (guanosine(2251)-2'-O)-methyltransferase RlmB gives MANNGRRSVKMKKGPTVGTGGHGRKALEGKGPTPKAEDRPYHKAHKNKQLADRSAAKRSGPGTGRNPGARSGPKGRATEEVVTGRNSVVEALRAGIPAKALHVAIRIEMDDRVKESLKLAAERGIPLLETGKPELDRMTDDAIHQGLVLQIPPYEYQDAFELAEETLESWKKGHVANAPLFVALDGITDPRNLGAIIRSVSAFSGHGVIVPERRSVGVTASAWKTSAGAAVRVPVARAANLNNALKAFKNMGIYVLGLDGDGDVSLPDLALATEPVCIVVGSEGKGLSRLVRENCDQIVSIPIDSAMESLNASMAVGISLYEISRQRAVK, from the coding sequence ATGGCCAATAACGGTCGCCGCTCGGTCAAAATGAAGAAGGGCCCCACTGTCGGAACCGGCGGTCACGGCCGTAAGGCTCTCGAGGGCAAGGGCCCCACTCCCAAGGCGGAGGATCGCCCGTACCACAAGGCACACAAGAACAAACAGCTTGCCGATCGCTCTGCGGCCAAGCGGTCCGGTCCCGGTACCGGCCGCAACCCCGGCGCACGCTCCGGCCCCAAGGGCCGCGCCACCGAGGAAGTCGTCACCGGACGCAACTCCGTGGTTGAGGCGCTCCGCGCCGGCATCCCCGCCAAGGCCCTGCACGTCGCCATCCGTATTGAGATGGATGACCGGGTCAAGGAATCCCTCAAGCTCGCCGCAGAACGCGGCATCCCGCTGCTGGAAACCGGCAAGCCTGAGCTGGACCGGATGACCGACGACGCCATCCACCAGGGCCTCGTGCTGCAGATCCCGCCGTACGAGTACCAGGACGCGTTTGAACTCGCCGAGGAGACACTCGAAAGCTGGAAGAAGGGCCACGTCGCCAACGCCCCGCTCTTCGTCGCCCTCGACGGCATCACCGATCCGCGCAACCTTGGCGCCATTATCCGCTCGGTGTCCGCGTTCAGTGGCCACGGCGTTATCGTCCCGGAGCGCCGCTCCGTCGGCGTCACCGCCTCCGCCTGGAAGACCAGCGCCGGCGCGGCCGTCCGGGTCCCCGTGGCCCGCGCCGCCAACCTGAACAACGCACTCAAGGCGTTCAAGAACATGGGCATCTACGTGCTGGGACTCGATGGCGACGGCGACGTTTCGCTGCCCGACCTGGCCCTCGCCACCGAGCCGGTGTGCATCGTTGTCGGATCCGAGGGCAAGGGCCTGAGTCGTCTGGTCCGGGAGAACTGCGACCAGATCGTTTCCATCCCGATCGATTCCGCGATGGAGTCCCTCAACGCCTCGATGGCGGTGGGCATCTCCCTCTACGAGATCTCCCGCCAGCGCGCCGTGAAATAA
- the cysS gene encoding cysteine--tRNA ligase yields MTLRFYDTASAEVRDFVPLIPGQVSLYYCGATVQGMPHVGHIRSAIAFDQLTRWLEYRGFRVTAVRNVTDIDDKILAKSEASFGPDFEDEPGSVRNEEWWALAYRYEQEFLKAYDTLGVSRPTYEPRATGHIPEMHALIRQLIDRGHAYPALDDSGDVYFDVRSWGRYGSLTRQNIDDMQGAPDAGPRGKKDPRDFALWKGHKEGEPATASWASPWGTGRPGWHLECSAMVTKYLGTEFDIHGGGLDLRFPHHENEMAQSQAAGHGFANFWMHNGMVTYAGEKMSKSIGNTVSPEQMLELASPRVVRYYLGQAQYRSVLDYQPTSLQEAAAAVERIDGFISRALRSTMTDDGAVGVFSYGAVPDAFAAAMDDDLNVPQALAVLHETVRAGNTALTAGELDDARQALRSVTDMLRVLGLSATAAPAANQQADTALGVLIEAQLAARAQARANKDWAASDAIRDTLAAAGVVVEDGPDGANWSLKRD; encoded by the coding sequence GTGACCCTGCGCTTCTACGACACAGCATCCGCCGAAGTCCGTGACTTCGTCCCCCTGATACCGGGCCAGGTGAGCCTGTACTACTGCGGCGCCACCGTGCAGGGGATGCCGCATGTGGGGCATATCCGCTCAGCCATCGCCTTTGATCAGCTGACCCGCTGGCTCGAATACCGTGGTTTCCGCGTCACTGCCGTCCGGAACGTCACCGACATCGACGACAAAATACTGGCCAAATCCGAGGCCTCCTTCGGGCCGGACTTTGAGGACGAGCCCGGCTCGGTCCGGAACGAGGAGTGGTGGGCCCTGGCCTACCGGTACGAGCAGGAGTTCCTCAAGGCCTACGACACCCTCGGCGTCTCCCGACCCACCTACGAGCCCCGCGCCACCGGCCATATCCCGGAAATGCATGCCCTGATCCGGCAGCTGATCGACCGCGGCCACGCCTACCCGGCCCTCGACGACTCCGGGGACGTGTACTTCGACGTGCGTTCCTGGGGCCGGTACGGCTCCCTGACGCGGCAAAACATTGATGACATGCAGGGTGCCCCGGACGCGGGACCGCGCGGCAAGAAAGATCCGCGGGACTTCGCGCTGTGGAAGGGCCACAAGGAGGGGGAGCCGGCGACGGCAAGCTGGGCCTCGCCCTGGGGCACCGGCCGCCCGGGCTGGCACCTCGAGTGCTCCGCCATGGTCACCAAGTACTTGGGCACCGAGTTCGACATCCACGGCGGCGGCCTGGACCTGCGGTTTCCGCACCACGAAAACGAGATGGCGCAGTCCCAGGCGGCGGGCCACGGCTTCGCCAACTTCTGGATGCACAACGGCATGGTCACCTATGCCGGCGAAAAAATGTCCAAATCCATCGGCAACACGGTCAGCCCGGAGCAGATGCTCGAGCTCGCGTCGCCGCGCGTGGTCCGGTACTACCTGGGGCAGGCGCAGTACCGCTCGGTCCTGGACTACCAGCCCACCTCCCTGCAGGAAGCTGCAGCCGCCGTCGAACGGATTGACGGATTCATCAGCCGGGCACTTCGAAGCACCATGACTGATGACGGCGCTGTCGGCGTCTTCAGCTACGGCGCCGTCCCGGATGCTTTCGCCGCGGCCATGGATGACGACCTCAACGTGCCGCAGGCCCTTGCGGTCCTGCACGAAACCGTCCGGGCCGGGAACACAGCCCTTACCGCTGGGGAACTCGACGACGCCCGGCAGGCGCTCAGGTCCGTGACGGACATGCTCCGTGTCCTTGGTCTCAGCGCCACCGCGGCACCCGCGGCGAACCAGCAGGCCGACACGGCCCTCGGCGTTCTCATCGAAGCCCAGCTCGCCGCCCGCGCCCAGGCCCGGGCCAACAAGGACTGGGCGGCCTCCGACGCCATCCGGGACACTCTTGCTGCCGCTGGCGTCGTCGTCGAGGACGGCCCCGACGGCGCCAACTGGAGCCTTAAGCGCGACTGA
- the ispF gene encoding 2-C-methyl-D-erythritol 2,4-cyclodiphosphate synthase — translation MTDQRHDTHVTAGKAPTATFASVIPRTGIGIDVHAYAPRDAPQPLWLGGLFWDGEPGLAGHSDGDPVAHAAADALFSACGIGDLGTHFGTDRPEYAGASGVTLLAEAARIVRAGGFEIGNIAVQFVANRPKFGPRREESQRVLSSAAGAPVSVSATTSDRLGFTGRGEGISAVATALVYPAVPAAPQASG, via the coding sequence ATGACGGACCAGAGGCACGACACTCACGTGACCGCCGGCAAGGCGCCGACCGCCACCTTCGCGTCCGTTATTCCGCGGACCGGGATCGGGATTGATGTCCACGCTTACGCCCCCCGGGACGCTCCCCAGCCGTTGTGGCTGGGCGGCCTGTTTTGGGACGGTGAGCCGGGGCTGGCCGGGCATTCCGACGGCGATCCGGTGGCGCACGCCGCTGCCGATGCGCTGTTCTCAGCCTGCGGAATCGGGGACCTTGGCACGCACTTCGGCACGGACCGGCCGGAATACGCTGGCGCCTCCGGGGTGACGCTCCTGGCCGAAGCGGCCCGGATTGTCCGTGCCGGAGGTTTTGAGATCGGAAACATCGCCGTGCAGTTCGTGGCCAACAGGCCCAAGTTCGGACCGCGGCGGGAGGAATCCCAGCGCGTCCTCAGTTCGGCAGCAGGGGCGCCGGTGAGCGTCTCGGCCACGACGAGCGACCGGCTCGGGTTCACCGGCCGGGGCGAGGGTATCTCTGCCGTGGCCACCGCGCTGGTTTACCCGGCCGTCCCGGCCGCACCGCAAGCCTCCGGCTAA
- the ispD gene encoding 2-C-methyl-D-erythritol 4-phosphate cytidylyltransferase, producing the protein MNTAAGPAATAVIVVAAGSGQRLGYGMPKAKVPLGGESILTHALRGVAAAGIARQICVAVPAGDEELELICESFARDLGSGPHAASGGGGQVPVVTVVDGGTSRADSVRAALAALLPGTEAVLVHDAARALTPESVFHRVVAAIAAGAEAVIPVMPVVDTVKTVEPTTGESATVAPELVTGTAPRETLRAVQTPQGFALATLQRAHTAAAAFDAAQAAAVTDDAMLVELLGVPVHAVRGASQSLKITTPLDLIIAEGLLEGPLGARWVEG; encoded by the coding sequence ATGAACACTGCAGCAGGACCCGCCGCCACCGCTGTTATTGTGGTGGCTGCCGGCTCGGGCCAGCGCCTGGGCTACGGCATGCCGAAAGCAAAGGTGCCGCTGGGCGGCGAGAGCATTTTGACGCACGCCCTGAGGGGCGTGGCGGCGGCCGGAATCGCACGGCAGATCTGCGTCGCTGTGCCTGCCGGCGACGAGGAGCTGGAGTTGATCTGCGAGTCCTTCGCCCGTGACCTCGGTTCCGGACCGCACGCCGCGTCCGGCGGGGGAGGGCAGGTGCCGGTTGTGACCGTCGTCGACGGCGGGACCAGCCGCGCCGACTCCGTCCGGGCCGCGCTGGCGGCGTTGCTGCCCGGCACTGAGGCAGTCCTTGTGCATGACGCCGCCCGCGCCCTCACCCCTGAATCGGTGTTCCACCGCGTTGTCGCGGCCATCGCCGCCGGAGCCGAAGCCGTCATTCCGGTGATGCCGGTCGTTGACACCGTCAAGACCGTGGAGCCGACCACCGGCGAAAGCGCGACCGTTGCCCCCGAACTGGTGACCGGAACGGCGCCGCGGGAGACGCTCCGGGCTGTCCAGACGCCGCAAGGCTTCGCGCTCGCCACTCTGCAGCGTGCCCATACAGCTGCCGCCGCATTCGACGCGGCCCAGGCCGCCGCTGTGACAGACGATGCGATGCTCGTTGAACTCCTGGGTGTCCCCGTCCATGCCGTCCGCGGCGCCAGCCAGTCGCTGAAGATCACGACGCCACTGGACCTGATCATCGCCGAGGGCCTTCTGGAAGGCCCGCTGGGCGCCCGCTGGGTGGAAGGCTGA
- a CDS encoding CarD family transcriptional regulator, which produces MVFEVGETVVYPHHGAAKIEEIKMRTVKGEEKMYLKLKVAQGDLTIEVPAENVDLVGVRDVVGKEGLEHVFEVLRAEFTEEPTNWSRRYKANLEKLASGDVIKVAEVVRDLWRRDHDRGLSAGEKRMLAKARQILISELALAEKTDEEKAASVLDEVLAS; this is translated from the coding sequence ATGGTTTTTGAGGTCGGCGAGACAGTAGTTTACCCTCACCACGGTGCAGCAAAAATTGAAGAAATCAAGATGCGCACTGTCAAGGGCGAAGAGAAGATGTATCTCAAGCTCAAGGTGGCTCAGGGTGATCTGACCATTGAAGTTCCAGCAGAAAACGTTGACCTTGTTGGGGTCCGGGACGTAGTGGGCAAGGAAGGCCTGGAGCACGTATTTGAAGTGCTCCGTGCCGAGTTCACTGAAGAACCCACCAACTGGTCGCGTCGGTACAAGGCAAACCTGGAAAAGCTTGCTTCCGGTGACGTTATCAAAGTGGCAGAGGTCGTCCGCGACCTGTGGCGCCGCGATCACGACCGGGGTCTCTCCGCAGGGGAGAAGCGCATGCTGGCCAAGGCCCGCCAGATTCTGATTTCAGAACTGGCACTTGCTGAAAAGACCGACGAAGAGAAGGCCGCAAGCGTTCTCGACGAAGTTCTGGCTTCCTAG
- a CDS encoding response regulator transcription factor — protein MSRILIVEDEESFSDPLSYLLGKEGFEVEVVDNGLDAITEFDRNGADLVLLDLQLPGQSGTEVCRQLRQRSSVPVIMLTAKDSEIDKVVGLELGADDYVTKPYSSRELVARVRAVLRRQAEPEELVASTVHGGPVRMDIERHVVSVGGQPVAMPLKEFELLEMLLRNSGRVLTRGQLIDRVWGSDYVGDTKTLDVHVKRLRSKIEPDPSAPRYLITVRGLGYKFES, from the coding sequence TTGAGCAGGATTCTGATTGTGGAGGACGAAGAGTCCTTCAGCGACCCGTTGTCTTACTTGCTGGGCAAGGAAGGATTCGAGGTGGAGGTCGTCGACAACGGTCTGGACGCCATCACCGAGTTCGACCGCAACGGTGCCGATCTGGTGCTTCTGGACCTGCAGTTGCCGGGACAATCCGGCACCGAAGTCTGCCGGCAGCTGCGCCAGCGCTCAAGTGTTCCCGTGATCATGCTGACGGCCAAGGACTCGGAAATCGACAAGGTGGTGGGGCTGGAGCTTGGCGCTGACGATTACGTCACCAAGCCCTACTCCTCCCGCGAGTTGGTGGCCCGGGTCCGGGCGGTGTTGCGGCGCCAGGCGGAGCCTGAGGAGCTGGTTGCCAGCACCGTGCACGGAGGGCCTGTCCGGATGGACATCGAACGCCACGTGGTCAGCGTCGGCGGCCAGCCGGTTGCGATGCCGCTCAAGGAATTTGAACTGCTGGAAATGCTGCTGCGGAACTCCGGCCGGGTCCTGACCCGGGGGCAGCTGATTGACCGGGTCTGGGGTTCGGACTACGTGGGGGACACCAAGACCCTCGATGTTCACGTCAAGCGCCTGCGGAGCAAGATCGAGCCCGATCCCTCGGCGCCGCGGTACCTGATCACTGTCCGCGGACTGGGCTATAAGTTCGAGTCGTAA
- the phoU gene encoding phosphate signaling complex protein PhoU, with amino-acid sequence MRKVFQEELARVGDELIEISKLVTEAIEKATTAFEGADIDLAEEVIAADAKIDFLQNSLDENAIDILALQGPVASDLRMVVGSLRMSASLERMGDLARHIAQLTRLRYPATVIPAPLRETFKSFAEHDLLIAQKLTVLLETRDLEVAREIMKANSAVNDLHLSVFKAIAHSDWQESAASTVDVALASRYFERFSDHGVSVAQKVTYLVTGAWQPSIIEHG; translated from the coding sequence GTGCGTAAGGTTTTTCAGGAAGAGCTCGCCCGTGTGGGCGACGAGCTCATTGAGATCTCGAAGCTGGTCACGGAGGCCATTGAGAAGGCTACGACGGCGTTCGAGGGCGCGGATATCGATCTGGCCGAGGAAGTTATTGCCGCGGACGCCAAGATCGATTTCCTTCAGAACAGCCTCGACGAGAACGCCATCGATATTCTGGCGCTTCAGGGACCGGTGGCGAGCGACCTGCGGATGGTCGTGGGTTCGCTCCGGATGAGCGCCTCGTTGGAGCGGATGGGCGACCTCGCCCGCCACATCGCGCAGCTGACCCGGCTCCGCTACCCGGCTACCGTCATCCCCGCCCCGCTGCGGGAGACGTTCAAAAGCTTCGCCGAGCACGATCTCCTGATCGCGCAGAAGCTCACGGTGCTGCTGGAAACCCGGGACCTCGAGGTTGCCCGGGAAATCATGAAGGCGAACTCCGCCGTGAACGATCTCCACCTGAGTGTCTTCAAGGCGATCGCCCACAGTGATTGGCAGGAATCCGCGGCCAGCACTGTGGACGTCGCACTGGCGAGCCGCTACTTCGAGCGTTTCTCCGACCACGGCGTCTCAGTAGCCCAGAAGGTCACTTATCTGGTCACTGGAGCCTGGCAGCCGAGCATCATCGAGCACGGCTGA
- a CDS encoding phosphoglyceromutase, producing the protein MTYKLILLRHGHSEWNAKNLFTGWVDVDLNDQGREEAIRGGELLVENNILPDVLYTSRLKRAINTANLTLEKADRGWIDVKRDWRLNERHYGALQGKDKAQTLAEYGEQQFMEWRRSYDTPPPPLADDSEFSQAGDPRYADLGDDLPRTECLKDVLIRLLPYWESDIKEDLKAGKTVLVTAHGNSLRALVKHLDGISDEDIAGLNIPTGIPLVYELDEDFKPVNPGGTYLDPAAAAEAIKAVAAQGKK; encoded by the coding sequence ATGACTTACAAGCTGATTCTGCTGCGCCACGGCCACAGCGAATGGAACGCCAAGAACCTGTTCACCGGCTGGGTGGACGTTGACCTCAACGACCAGGGCCGTGAAGAGGCGATTCGCGGCGGCGAGCTGCTCGTGGAGAACAACATCCTCCCGGATGTCCTTTACACCTCGCGGCTGAAGCGGGCCATCAACACGGCGAACCTGACCCTGGAGAAGGCCGACCGTGGCTGGATCGACGTCAAGCGCGACTGGCGCCTGAACGAACGCCACTACGGCGCCCTGCAGGGCAAGGACAAGGCGCAGACCCTGGCCGAGTATGGCGAGCAGCAGTTCATGGAATGGCGCCGCTCGTACGACACCCCGCCGCCGCCCCTCGCTGACGATTCCGAGTTCTCCCAGGCCGGGGACCCGCGCTATGCGGACCTCGGCGACGATTTGCCCCGCACCGAGTGCCTCAAGGATGTCCTGATCCGCCTGCTGCCGTACTGGGAATCGGACATTAAGGAAGACCTCAAAGCCGGCAAGACTGTCCTGGTCACGGCCCACGGCAACTCCCTGCGCGCCCTGGTCAAGCACCTCGACGGCATCAGCGACGAGGACATTGCCGGCCTGAACATCCCCACGGGTATCCCGTTGGTGTACGAACTGGACGAGGACTTCAAGCCGGTCAACCCGGGCGGCACCTACCTCGATCCCGCGGCCGCCGCCGAGGCGATCAAGGCCGTCGCTGCCCAGGGCAAGAAGTAG
- a CDS encoding class I SAM-dependent methyltransferase — MVQRAEQVRDPGRRNGRPVGNVTRGTTNPNRMRRLDRWLTGPQAWRLLAASDPLVVDLGYGASPATAVELYERLAVIRPDVRVTGIEIEPERVRQARALERLGLSFQLGGFELPVTGRPVLVRAFNVLRQYEEADVGGIWKLVQGRLAPGGLFIDGTCDEIGRRVTWVALDAERPLSLSVSVRFGAFTLPSDVAERLPKALIHRNIPGEKIHSYLQAMDQAWLAAAPLAAFGNRQRWAAMCRTLLDGGWPVQDGPARWRLGEVTVAWDAVSPQS; from the coding sequence GTGGTGCAGAGAGCGGAACAGGTCAGGGACCCCGGACGGCGGAATGGCCGTCCGGTCGGCAACGTAACCCGCGGGACCACCAATCCCAACCGGATGCGGCGCCTGGATCGCTGGCTGACCGGACCGCAGGCGTGGCGGCTGCTGGCCGCGTCCGATCCGTTGGTCGTCGACCTGGGCTACGGCGCGTCCCCTGCCACCGCCGTCGAACTTTACGAGCGGCTGGCCGTGATCCGTCCCGACGTCCGGGTCACCGGCATCGAAATCGAACCCGAACGCGTCCGGCAGGCCCGGGCCCTGGAACGGCTGGGACTGAGCTTTCAGCTGGGCGGTTTCGAGCTTCCGGTCACCGGCCGGCCCGTGCTGGTGCGCGCCTTCAATGTCCTGCGGCAATACGAGGAAGCCGACGTCGGCGGCATCTGGAAGCTCGTGCAGGGCCGGCTCGCCCCGGGCGGGCTGTTCATCGACGGTACGTGCGATGAAATCGGTCGGCGCGTCACGTGGGTGGCACTTGACGCCGAACGGCCGCTCAGCCTCAGCGTGTCCGTCCGTTTCGGTGCCTTCACGCTGCCCTCGGACGTCGCCGAGCGACTCCCGAAGGCGCTCATCCACCGCAACATCCCGGGCGAGAAGATCCATTCCTATCTCCAGGCCATGGACCAGGCGTGGCTGGCGGCGGCTCCGCTTGCGGCGTTCGGCAACCGGCAGCGCTGGGCCGCCATGTGCCGGACACTGCTCGACGGCGGGTGGCCGGTCCAGGACGGGCCGGCACGCTGGCGCCTCGGCGAAGTTACGGTCGCTTGGGACGCGGTGTCGCCGCAGAGCTAA
- a CDS encoding DUF2516 family protein — protein sequence MDGTFLVALVDFGASIIILLVALGLEIWAFGDCLRHKASVFEAVSKRTKLFWMLLTGGALLIGVLTLISYRGGSPLGAVGIFGIAAVTAASVYLADVRPAVTDAGRGGNRNTGPYGSW from the coding sequence ATGGACGGAACATTTCTCGTTGCCTTGGTGGACTTCGGGGCCAGCATAATTATTTTGCTTGTAGCGCTTGGCCTTGAGATCTGGGCCTTCGGCGATTGCCTGCGCCACAAGGCCAGTGTTTTTGAGGCGGTATCCAAGCGGACCAAGCTGTTCTGGATGCTGCTGACCGGCGGTGCCCTGTTGATTGGTGTTCTGACACTCATAAGCTACCGGGGCGGCAGCCCGCTCGGCGCAGTAGGCATCTTCGGCATCGCCGCGGTCACCGCTGCCTCCGTGTATCTCGCAGACGTCCGCCCCGCAGTCACGGACGCCGGGCGCGGCGGGAACCGCAACACCGGACCCTACGGATCCTGGTGA
- a CDS encoding PLP-dependent aspartate aminotransferase family protein: MSLTDAQAASLSAETVVVAAGRPPRDRDAPVNPPLVLSSTYYGTGPLGDGDRGYGRYSNPTWDPFEEALGQLEGAELPGLLYASGLAAVSSALSLVPARGVLVMPSHSYAGSLVMATEMAEKGFLELRTVDIADTGAVLEQLAPAGGTPANMLWLESPTNPMLGIADFRTLTAAAHEAGAIVVTDNTFSTPLVQQPLALGSDVVLHSVTKYLSGHSDVVLGALVTSDAGLRAALLHHRTIHGGIAGPFEAWLALRGLRTLALRIERSQASAAVLAERLSGHRHISGVRFPGLVTDPGHARAASQMKGFGSVLCIEVAPAAGLSGADAADRLVQGLDLWLPATSLGGVESLIERRRRHTAEPDSVPENLVRLSVGIENVEDLWADLEQALKALDS, translated from the coding sequence ATGAGTCTTACCGATGCACAGGCAGCCTCGCTATCCGCGGAAACAGTGGTGGTGGCGGCCGGCCGCCCGCCGCGTGACCGCGATGCACCCGTCAACCCGCCGCTGGTCCTGTCCTCCACGTATTACGGTACCGGGCCGCTAGGTGACGGCGACCGTGGCTACGGCCGGTATTCAAACCCAACATGGGACCCCTTCGAGGAGGCTCTGGGCCAGCTCGAAGGAGCGGAGCTGCCGGGTCTGCTCTATGCCTCAGGCCTCGCCGCCGTGAGCTCGGCGCTGTCGCTGGTACCGGCCCGGGGCGTGCTCGTGATGCCGTCCCACAGTTACGCCGGTTCCCTGGTTATGGCCACCGAAATGGCCGAAAAGGGTTTCCTCGAACTGCGCACCGTGGACATCGCAGACACCGGGGCGGTCCTGGAGCAGCTCGCCCCGGCCGGCGGAACCCCGGCCAACATGCTGTGGCTCGAAAGCCCCACCAACCCGATGCTTGGCATCGCGGATTTCCGGACGCTGACAGCGGCCGCGCATGAAGCCGGAGCTATCGTCGTCACCGATAACACCTTCTCCACCCCGCTCGTGCAGCAACCGTTGGCCCTCGGCTCCGACGTCGTCCTGCACTCGGTGACCAAATACCTCTCCGGCCACTCCGACGTTGTGCTCGGCGCCCTCGTGACGTCCGACGCCGGGCTCCGCGCCGCGCTGCTGCACCACCGCACCATCCATGGCGGGATCGCCGGACCGTTCGAGGCCTGGCTGGCGCTGCGCGGGCTGCGCACCCTGGCCCTGCGGATCGAGCGCTCGCAAGCGTCGGCGGCCGTGCTGGCGGAACGGCTCAGCGGCCATCGGCACATCTCCGGCGTCCGGTTCCCCGGGCTGGTCACGGACCCGGGCCACGCGCGGGCCGCGTCGCAGATGAAGGGTTTCGGCTCGGTGCTGTGCATTGAGGTGGCCCCGGCCGCGGGACTGAGCGGAGCGGACGCGGCCGACCGCCTCGTGCAGGGCCTCGACCTGTGGCTGCCGGCGACGTCCCTGGGCGGCGTCGAATCGCTTATCGAGCGGCGTCGTCGGCACACTGCCGAGCCGGACAGTGTGCCGGAGAACCTCGTCCGGCTGAGCGTCGGAATCGAGAATGTCGAGGACCTGTGGGCCGATTTGGAGCAGGCGTTGAAGGCTTTGGACAGTTAG